TACCGATGCAGAAGCTGGAGAAGATCCGGCCAAGCAGGTCATCGGAGCTGAATGCCCCGGTTATTTCTCCCAGAGAGTGCTGGGCCTGACGTAAATCTTCGGCCAGCAGCTCACCGGCACCGGCCAACGTCAGCTGTGCGCGACCATGTTCCAGCGCTGCACTGGCATGGCGCAGAGCCTCCAGATGACGGCGACGGGCACTGAAGCTGCTTTCCGAGGTTTGCTCATAGCCCATGCAGGCCTTGAGGTGTTCGCGCAGCAACTCCAGACCATCGCCGGCGGATTTGGCGCTAAGGCTTATGGTCACGTGGCCATCGTCGCTGACTTCCAGGGCAATCGCTTCACCCGTCAGGTCAGCCTTGTTGCGAATCAAGGTGACTTTGGCCGGATCCGGACGGGTTTCGAGGAATTCCGGCCAAAGGGCAAACGGGTCTGCAGCTTCCGGCGCGGTGGCATCGACTACCAGCAGCACCCGATCCGCTTCAGTGATCGCTTTCAACGCACGCTCGACGCCGATCTTTTCCACCTGATCATCGGTATCACGCAGACCTGCCGTATCGACAACATGCAGCGGCATGCCGTCGATGTGGATATGTTCGCGCAGGATATCGCGGGTGGTGCCGGCAATTTCGGTCACGATCGCGGCTTCGCGGCCGGCCAGGGCATTCAACAGACTGGACTTGCCGGCATTCGGCCGACCGGCGATCACCACGGTCATGCCGTCACGCAACAAAGCCCCCTGCCCGGCCTCGCGAAGCACTGTGGACAGTTCATCGCGCACCTTGTCGAGCATGCTCAGCACGTGGCCATCGGCGAGGAAGTCGATTTCCTCTTCCGGGAAGTCGATGGCGGCTTCGACGTAGATGCGCAGGCCGATCAGTTGTTCGGTGAGGTTATGCACACGCTGGGAAAACGCCCCCTGCAGGGAGCGCAAGGCATTGCGTGCAGCCTGTGCAGAACTGGCTTCGATCAGGTCGGCAATGGCCTCGGCCTGAGCCAGGTCCAGTTTGTCGTTGAGGAACGCGCGCTCGCTGAATTCACCCGGACGGGCCAAACGGCAACCCAGTTCCAGGCAACGCTTGAGCAACATGTCGAGAACGATCGGGCCACCGTGTCCCTGCAGTTCCAGCACGTCTTCGCCGGTGAACGAGTTGGGGCCCGGGAAATATAGCGCCAGACCTTCGTCCAGCACCTGCCGGTCATCACTGAAAAACGGCCCGTAATGCGCGTAACGCGGTTTCAGTTCACGGCCGCTGATGGCTTTGGCTGCAACGCTGGCCAACGGCCCGGAAATACGGACGATGCCGACACCGCCGCGACCTTGAGCGGTGGCGACAGCAGCGATGGTTTCACGAGGTACGCTCATAAACCGGAATCCAGACAAAAGTGGCAGATAGCAAAACGCCCCACTAGGGGGCGTTTTGAGTGGTGTTATCCACAGAGTAAGTTACGCCTCGGCTTTTTTCGTCGCCGCTTCGATCTTACGCGTGATGTACCACTGTTGGGCAATCGACAGGCAGTTGTTCACAACCCAGTACAGCACCAGACCAGCCGGGAACCACAGGAAGAAGAAGGTGAAGATGATTGGCATCATTTTCATGACCTTCGCCTGCATCGGATCCGGTGGAGTCGGGTTCAGACGCTGCTGGATGAACATGGTCGCGCCCATGATGATCGGCAGGATGAAGAACGGATCCTTGATCGACAGGTCAGTGATCCACAGCATGAATGGCGCTTGGCGCATTTCCACGCTTTCCAGCAGAACCCAGTACAGCGAAAGGAAAACCGGCATCTGCACGAGGATTGGCAAGCAGCCGCCCAGCGGATTGATCTTCTCTTTCTTGTACAGCTCCATCATGGCTTGCGACATTTTCTGCCGGTCATCGCCATGTTGCTCTTTCAGTGCAGCCAGTTTCGGTGCTACGGCACGCATGCGCGCCATGGATTTATAACTGGCAGCCGACAGCGGGAAGAAGATCCCTTTGATCAGCATGGTCAGGAAGATGATCGACCAGCCCCAGTTACCCACGATCGCGTGGATGTGTTGCAGCAACCAGAAGATCGGCTGAGCGATGAACCACAGAATGCCGTAGTCGACTGTCAGTTCCAGACCTGGGGACAACTGTTTCAGCACGGCCTGGCTTTTCGGCCCGGCGTACAGAATGGCGCTGGTTTCAACTTTCGCACCCGGTGCAGCGGTCAACGAAGGACCGGTGTAACCGATGATGTAGTTGCCTTTGCTGTCTTTACGCGTCTGAACGATGTTGTTTTCGCCCTTCGGCGCAACCCATGCAGTCACGAAGTAGTGTTGCAGCCAGGCTACCCAGCCACCGGTGACGGTTTCCTTGAGCTGACCTTTGTCCATGTCTTTCATGGACACTTTCTTGTACGGCTCGGAACTTGTCCACAGGGCGGCGCCCAGGTAAGTCGCGGTGCCGGTGGCAGTGGTCGACGAAGGGTCGGCACTGGCATCGCGCTTCAGCTGGGCGAACATCGAACCCGACCAAGGCTGAGCGCTCTGGTTATCCACAAGGTAGGTCACGGTCACGTCATACAGGCCGCGTTTCAGGGTGAAACGCTTGATGTAGTTGACGCCGTCCTTGCTGAACTTCAGGTCGACGACCAATTGGTCCTGACCGTCAGCCAGTTGATAACTTTTCTTCTCCGAGGCGTAAACCGGACGACCGGCCGGGCTTGCGTCCGGACCGTTGGTGCCGATCAGGCCGCTTTGTGCCAGATAAGTACGTTCGCCGCCGTTGTCGAACAGCTGGAACGGTACATCAGGACGATCCTGACGACGTGGATACAGTGGCAAAGTCAGTTGAGCAACGTCACCGCCCTGGGGATCGATCGCCAGATCGAGCACGTCGGTTTTGACCTGGATCAGATCCTTGCTGGCAGCGACCGGGGTTTCCACAGGTGCGCTGGTGTCGCTTGCGGCACGCGGAATATCGTCACTGGCGGAAGCGTTATTGCCAGGAACGGTGTCCGGCAAACCGGATGCAGTCGTACTGGAAGCAACAT
The Pseudomonas fluorescens genome window above contains:
- the mnmE gene encoding tRNA uridine-5-carboxymethylaminomethyl(34) synthesis GTPase MnmE; protein product: MSVPRETIAAVATAQGRGGVGIVRISGPLASVAAKAISGRELKPRYAHYGPFFSDDRQVLDEGLALYFPGPNSFTGEDVLELQGHGGPIVLDMLLKRCLELGCRLARPGEFSERAFLNDKLDLAQAEAIADLIEASSAQAARNALRSLQGAFSQRVHNLTEQLIGLRIYVEAAIDFPEEEIDFLADGHVLSMLDKVRDELSTVLREAGQGALLRDGMTVVIAGRPNAGKSSLLNALAGREAAIVTEIAGTTRDILREHIHIDGMPLHVVDTAGLRDTDDQVEKIGVERALKAITEADRVLLVVDATAPEAADPFALWPEFLETRPDPAKVTLIRNKADLTGEAIALEVSDDGHVTISLSAKSAGDGLELLREHLKACMGYEQTSESSFSARRRHLEALRHASAALEHGRAQLTLAGAGELLAEDLRQAQHSLGEITGAFSSDDLLGRIFSSFCIGK
- the yidC gene encoding membrane protein insertase YidC gives rise to the protein MDIKRTILIVALAIVSYVMVLKWNQDYGQAALPTQNVASSTTASGLPDTVPGNNASASDDIPRAASDTSAPVETPVAASKDLIQVKTDVLDLAIDPQGGDVAQLTLPLYPRRQDRPDVPFQLFDNGGERTYLAQSGLIGTNGPDASPAGRPVYASEKKSYQLADGQDQLVVDLKFSKDGVNYIKRFTLKRGLYDVTVTYLVDNQSAQPWSGSMFAQLKRDASADPSSTTATGTATYLGAALWTSSEPYKKVSMKDMDKGQLKETVTGGWVAWLQHYFVTAWVAPKGENNIVQTRKDSKGNYIIGYTGPSLTAAPGAKVETSAILYAGPKSQAVLKQLSPGLELTVDYGILWFIAQPIFWLLQHIHAIVGNWGWSIIFLTMLIKGIFFPLSAASYKSMARMRAVAPKLAALKEQHGDDRQKMSQAMMELYKKEKINPLGGCLPILVQMPVFLSLYWVLLESVEMRQAPFMLWITDLSIKDPFFILPIIMGATMFIQQRLNPTPPDPMQAKVMKMMPIIFTFFFLWFPAGLVLYWVVNNCLSIAQQWYITRKIEAATKKAEA